The following proteins are co-located in the Camelina sativa cultivar DH55 chromosome 12, Cs, whole genome shotgun sequence genome:
- the LOC104731064 gene encoding cellulose synthase-like protein G2, with product MVRQRKHTVDDITLHTCNPCRRTMPYRIYAVVHTCGIIALMYHHVYSLLTATTPLIITCLLLLSDIVLTFIWATTTSLRFNPVHRTEYPENYSAKPEDFPKLDVFICTADPYKEPPMMVANTALSVMAYDYPSDKISVYVSDDGGSSLTLFALMEAAKFSKHWLPFCKNNNVQDRSPEVYFSSKSHSWTKEAENIKTMYETMKKRVQYVVDSGRVDTDQSIESDQFRGVFNLWDHKFTRHDHPTIIKVLQHNESEIMPNLIYVSREKSRVSPHHFKAGALNTLLRVSSVMTNSPIILTLDCDMYSNNPTAPLHALCYLSDPKINFSLGFVQFPQKFKGINKNDIYASELKRPFDIITVGFDGLMGPIHVGTGCFFNRRAFYGSPTSLVLPDIDELGPNRIADKPIMSQDVLALAHNVAGCNYERNTNWGSKIGFRYGSLVEDYYTGFMLHCEGWRSVFCSPTKAAFYGDSPKCLTDVVGQQMRWTVGLLEVTFSKYNPITYGFKSLSLLMSLAYCHYAFWPFWSIPLTVYGLLPQLALIYGVSVFPKVSDPWFWLYIFLFFGAYAQDLSDFLLEGGTYRKWWNDQRMWMIRGLSSFFFGFIEFTLKTLNLSTPRFNVTSKANNDDKQLKRYEQEIFDFGPSSMFLPMTFVAIVNLLAFIWGIYNLYAWEEELTLQLMLAGFAVVNCLPIYEAMMLRKDDGALPKRTCFLAGILTFVLIVLGYFFLK from the exons ATGGTGCGTCAAAGAAAACACACGGTCGATGACATAACCCTACACACGTGTAATCCTTGCCGGCGCACCATGCCATACAGAATCTACGCCGTAGTTCATACGTGTGGCATCATAGCCCTCATGTACCATCACGTATACTCACTTCTCACAGCAACCACACCTCTAATAATAAcatgtcttcttctcctctccgaTATCGTTCTCACCTTCATCTGGGCCACTACAACATCCCTCCGGTTCAACCCGGTTCACCGGACCGAGTACCCTGAGAACTATTCAGCTAAACCGGAAGACTTTCCAAAGCTGGACGTGTTCATATGCACAGCTGATCCGTACAAGGAGCCTCCCATGATGGTGGCCAACACTGCCTTGTCTGTAATGGCCTACGATTATCCATCTGATAAGATCTCAGTCTACGTATCGGACGATGGAGGATCGTCGTTAACTTTGTTTGCTCTTATGGAGGCTGCAAAGTTCTCTAAGCATTGGTTGCCCTTTTGCAAGAATAACAATGTTCAAGACCGGTCCCCTGAAGTTTATTTCTCATCAAAGTCACATTCGTGGACGAAGGAAGCTGAAAATATTAAG ACGATGtatgaaactatgaaaaagagAGTACAATATGTGGTGGATAGTGGCAGAGTTGATACTGACCAGTCCATCGAATCTGATCAATTTCGTGGAGTCTTCAATTTGTGGGATCACAAATTCACTCGTCATGACCATCCTACTATTATTAAG GTACTACAACATAATGAATCGGAGATTATGCCAAACCTAATCTATGTATCAAGAGAGAAGAGTAGAGTGTCACCGCACCATTTCAAAGCCGGTGCTCTTAATACTTTG TTACGAGTATCTTCAGTGATGACAAACTCACCAATAATTCTAACACTAGACTGTGACATGTACTCGAACAATCCTACAGCACCGCTTCATGCTCTATGCTATTTGTCAGACCCTAAAATCAATTTCAGTTTAGGATTTGTGCAATTTCCTCAAAAATTTAAAGGAATAAACAAGAATGATATTTATGCATCCGAGCTCAAACGCCCATTTGACATAATCACGGTTGGGTTTGATGGACTTATGGGCCCCATTCATGTGGGAACTGGGTGTTTCTTCAATCGACGGGCATTTTATGGATCTCCGACAAGTTTGGTTTTGCCTGATATAGATGAACTTGGACCAAACCGGATTGCCGACAAACCCATTATGTCCCAAGATGTTTTGGCATTGGCACACAATGTAGCAGGATGCAACTACGAGCGCAACACCAATTGGGGATCCAAG ATAGGGTTCAGATACGGGTCATTAGTAGAAGACTACTACACGGGATTTATGCTCCATTGTGAAGGATGGAGATCAGTTTTTTGCAGCCCCACAAAAGCTGCATTTTATGGAGATTCTCCAAAATGCCTAACTGATGTAGTAGGCCAGCAAATGCGATGGACCGTTGGACTTCTTGAAGTAACTTTTTCAAAGTACAACCCAATTACCTATGGATTCAAATCACTGAGCCTATTGATGAGCTTAGCCTATTGCCACTATGCATTTTGGCCATTTTGGTCAATTCCTCTCACGGTCTATGGACTTTTACCTCAACTTGCCCTCATTTATGGAGTTAGCGTCTTCCCCAAGGTTTCTGATCCATGGTTTTGGCTTTACATCTTCTTATTCTTTGGTGCGTATGCGCAAGATCTATCGGATTTTTTATTGGAAGGAGGAACTTATCGGAAGTGGTGGAATGATCAAAGAATGTGGATGATAAGAGgactctcttctttcttctttggttttataGAGTTcactctcaaaaccctaaacctctcCACTCCAAGATTCAATGTCACCAGTAAAGCCAACAACGATGATAAACAATTGAAGCGGTATGAGCAagagatttttgattttggccCTTCTTCCATGTTCTTACCCATGACTTTTGTCGCCATAGTGAATCTCCTTGCTTTTATATGGGGGATTTATAATCTTTACGCTTGGGAGGAAGAACTCACCCTTCAATTGATGCTGGCGGGTTTCGCAGTGGTGAATTGCTTACCGATATATGAGGCTATGATGTTGAGGAAAGATGACGGAGCATTACCAAAAAGGACTTGTTTCTTAGCTGGTATCCTCACATTTGTTCTTATTGTGTTAGGTTACTTCTTCCTCAAGTAA
- the LOC104733330 gene encoding cellulose synthase-like protein G3: MYHHVHSLLTSTTPLIVTCLLLLSDIVLTFMWATSTSLRFNPVHRTEYPENYAAKPEDFPKLDVFICTADPYKEPPIMVVNTALSVLAYDYPSEKISVYVSDDGGSSLTLFALMEAAKFSKHWLPFCKNNNVQDRSPEVYFSSKSHSWSDEAEKLKLMYEDMKSRVEHVVESGKVETAFITADEFRGVFDLWTEKFTRHDHPTVIQVLQNSETDMDDTKTYIMPNLIYVSREKSKVSPHHFKAGALNTLLRVSGVMTNSPIILTLDCDMYSNNPVAPTRALCYLTDPEIKTSLGFVQFPQKFQGVSKNDIYACVYKRLFDINSIGFDGLMGPNHVGTGCFFNRRVFYGGPSNLILPEIDELKPDRIANKPIKAQDVVALAHNVAGCVYEHKTNWGSKIGFKYGSLVEDYYTGYRLHCEGWRSVFCSPKRAAFCGDVPKGLIDVVSQQKRWAIGLLEVVFSRYCPITYGVKSMGLLTGVSYCQYAFWAFWALPIIVYGFLPQLALLNGVSVFPKSSDPWFWLYIFLFLGAYAHDLLDFVLEGGTYGEWWNDQRMWSIRGFSSFLFGFIEFTLKTLNLSTNGFNLTSKTNDDEEQSKRYEQEIFDFGPSPMFLPMTAAAIVNLLALVWGLYGLLAWGEGLVLELMLASFEVVNCLPIYEAMMLRKDEGKLPKRNCFLAGILTFVLIVLGYLLLK; the protein is encoded by the exons ATGTACCATCATGTACATTCACTTCTCACATCAACCACACCTCTAATAGTAAcatgtcttcttctcctctccgaTATCGTTCTCACCTTCATGTGGGCCACTTCAACGTCCCTCCGGTTCAACCCGGTTCACCGGACCGAGTACCCTGAGAACTATGCAGCTAAACCGGAGGACTTTCCAAAGCTGGATGTGTTCATATGCACGGCTGATCCGTACAAGGAGCCTCCCATTATGGTGGTCAACACTGCCTTATCGGTGTTGGCCTACGATTATCCCTCCGAGAAGATCTCAGTCTACGTATCGGACGATGGAGGATCGTCGTTAACTTTGTTTGCTCTTATGGAGGCTGCTAAGTTCTCTAAGCATTGGTTGCCCTTTTGCAAGAATAACAATGTTCAAGATCGGTCCCCCGAAGTTTATTTCTCATCAAAGTCACATTCTTGGAGCGATGAAGCTGAGAAACTTAAG TTGATGTACGAAGATATGAAGAGTAGAGTAGAACATGTGGTAGAGAGTGGAAAAGTTGAAACAGCGTTTATCACAGCCGACGAGTTTCGTGGAGTATTCGATTTGTGGACAGAAAAATTCACTCGTCATGACCATCCCACTGTTATTCAG GTGCTACAAAATAGCGAGACTGATATGGATGAtaccaaaacatatataatgccAAACCTAATTTATGTTTCAAGAGAGAAGAGTAAGGTTTCACCACATCATTTCAAAGCCGGTGCTCTTAATACCTTG CTACGAGTGTCTGGAGTGATGACGAATTCACCGATCATTCTAACACTAGACTGTGATATGTACTCGAACAATCCTGTAGCACCAACTCGTGCCTTGTGCTACTTAACTGATCCTGAAATCAAAACCAGTTTAGGGTTTGTGCAGTTTCCTCAAAAGTTTCAAGGAGTAAGCAAGAATGATATATATGCATGCGTGTATAAGCGTCTTTTTGATATCAATTCAATTGGGTTTGATGGTCTAATGGGTCCGAATCACGTGGGAACTGGCTGTTTCTTCAACCGACGTGTTTTTTATGGGGGTCCATCTAATCTGATTTTGCCTGAGATAGATGAACTTAAGCCCGATCGTATTGCGAATAAACCCATCAAGGCTCAAGATGTTGTGGCATTGGCACACAATGTAGCCGGATGCGTCTACGAGCACAAAACCAATTGGGGCTCCAAA ATTGGATTCAAATATGGGTCTTTAGTAGAAGACTACTACACAGGGTATAGGCTCCACTGTGAAGGATGGAGATCAGTTTTTTGCAGTCCGAAAAGAGCAGCATTTTGCGGAGATGTCCCAAAAGGTCTAATTGATGTAGTGAGCCAACAAAAGAGATGGGCCATAGGGCTTCTTGAAGTTGTCTTCTCAAGGTATTGCCCCATTACCTATGGTGTCAAATCAATGGGTCTATTAACGGGAGTAAGCTATTGTCAATATGCATTTTGGGCATTTTGGGCACTTCCTATTATCGTCTATGGATTCTTGCCCCAACTTGCCCTCCTAAATGGAGTTAGCGTTTTCCCCAAGTCATCAGATCCATGGTTTTGGCTTTACATCTTCTTGTTCCTCGGTGCATATGCGCACGATCTACTAGACTTCGTGTTAGAAGGAGGAACTTATGGTGAATGGTGGAACGATCAAAGAATGTGGTCGATAAGAGGATTCTCTTCGTTCTTATTTGGCTTCATAGAGTTCActcttaaaaccctaaacctctcCACGAATGGATTTAACCTCACAAGCAAAACCAACGATGATGAAGAACAGAGTAAGAGGTATGAGCAAGAGATCTTTGATTTTGGCCCTTCGCCCATGTTCTTGCCCATGACTGCGGCCGCGATCGTGAATCTCCTTGCTCTGGTCTGGGGGCTTTATGGTCTTCTCGCTTGGGGAGAAGGGCTGGTACTTGAATTAATGCTGGCGAGCTTCGAGGTGGTGAACTGCTTACCAATCTATGAGGCTATGATGTTGAGGAAAGATGAAGGAAAATTACCAAAAAGGAATTGTTTCTTAGCTGGGATCCTCACATTTGTTCTTATCGTGTTAGGTTACCTCCTCCTCAAGTAA
- the LOC104731065 gene encoding ATP-dependent RNA helicase DEAH12, chloroplastic-like, translated as MERHDLDSSISKKRRIDSTITEDIPNLKGEGSSKVGESICTTNKFDDSTVYRLYFKGLVSDKTTTDNEKMVFAGIGVAICDDADNMLYEMKESVDATKILKQVEIVGAICGIHHSIQLGIKNIVIYCDDHRIYQLINGRGNPSTQTMEDLVGEFIHYKEKLTSSEIVLVAPNDVKFAYRLARDVIASQISSNDDVEAAQGVVTCPICYDNVDDHMLFTNNCGHRHCFACVKRYVEVKLLSGVLPTCLEYGCMSKLTLGSWLMFFTPKLKGLWKQRMKEDLIPAAERICCPYPSCSTVMSRTNFVSIQGHPSNVRACVKCSGLFCIDCKVPFHSDLSCADYKNLPPETLVDEMKLKALAKENMWRQCVKCRHLIERVGGCIQIECKCYYEFCYDCGVEWKIFQRECPSGCVDSDYDDYDVDEEDDEDDDDDDDDDDDDEDEDDDVDGGESGDSDVDFE; from the exons ATGGAAAGACATGATTTAGATTCTTCGATTTCTAAAAAACGACGGATAGATTCTACGATCACCGAAGATATCCCAAACCTTAAAGGCGAGGGTAGTTCTAAGGTCGGCGAATCTATTTGTACgacaaacaaatttgatgatAGTACAGTTTACAGATTGTACTTCAAAGGTTTGGTGAGTGATAAAACGACAACGGATAATGAAAAGATGGTATTTGCTGGTATTGGAGTTGCAATCTGCGATGATGCAGATAATATGTTGTATGAAATGAAGGAATCGGTGGACGCCACCAAAATTCTCAAGCAAGTAGAGATTGTAGGAGCAATTTGTGGCATACATCACTCAATTCAATTGGGgataaaaaatattgtgattTATTGTGATGACCATCGAATTTACCAATTg ATAAATGGTAGAGGGAATCCTTCTACGCAAACGATGGAGGATCTCGTGGGAGAATTCATACACTATAAAGAGAAACTGACTTCAAGTGAGATTGTCTTGGTTGCACCAAATGATGTTAAGTTTGCTTATAGACTTGCAAGAGATGTGATAGCTTCTCAAATCAGCAGCAATGATGATGTGGAGGCAGCACAGGGAGTAGTAACTTGTCCCATTTGTTATGACAATGTTGATGACCACATGTTATTTACTAACAACTGTGGTCACCGTCATTGCTTTGCCTGCGTGAAAAGGTATGTGGAAGTGAAGCTGCTCAGCGGAGTCTTGCCCACATGCCTCGAGTATGGATGCATGTCTAAGCTCACTCTTGGAAGCTGGCTCATGTTTTTCACACCAAAGCTGAAGGGGCTGTGGAAACAAAGAATGAAAGAGGACTTGATTCCCGCTGCAGAGAGAATCTGTTGCCCATACCCAAGCTGCTCAACGGTGATGTCCAGAACCAATTTTGTTTCCATTCAAGGCCACCCATCCAATGTCCGTGCTTGTGTTAAATGCTCTGGACTCTTTTGCATTGATTGCAAAGTACCATTTCATTCTGATTTGTCCTGTGCTGATTACAAGAACCTTCCCCCTGAAACTCTTGTTGATGAGATGAAGCTCAAGGCTCTGGCAAAGGAGAATATGTGGCGTCAATGTGTCAAGTGCAGGCACTTGATTGAACGTGTTGGAGGCTGCATCCAAATTGAGTGCAA atgttATTATGAGTTTTGCTATGATTGTGGGGTCGAATGGAAGATTTTCCAACGAGAATGCCCTTCTGGTTGCGTAGACAGTGACTATGATGACTAtgatgttgatgaagaagatgatgaagatgatgatgatgatgatgatgatgatgatgatgatgaagatgaagatgacgatgtCGACGGTGGTGAGTCTGGTGACAGTGATGTTGACTTCGAATAG